In Candidatus Baltobacteraceae bacterium, a genomic segment contains:
- a CDS encoding HD domain-containing phosphohydrolase produces the protein MTLFQDTGGDPRAARMLVADVLSWFGAVGDAAMGNAPGFAVRKASLAVALATTAELPEASLSALYFAGLLHAVGAIGNPAYRKGEQLPERTARMEAWDVPAHGAQICATIGALPPDVADMVRWQHEAWDGTGYPDQLRWFGIPRAAQCLALADRFTRIPDPEDALAQIGLASGRAFAPENVRMFTMWFHRTGGEVSLVEPPLDALRDSPTDAATLLERFADRIDAHNAVDGRWRRVARVAEATAAALHISADDARALAIACRIFGAGEIDVEVIEDEAFDPLARLGVDHRARNAASAAALTQQHESLRSASAIVGARGEWFDGSGKPAGLARAAIPPAAAILSAAIAYDRLDRSERIDTAVGTQFDPAVVRVMMEAAKTRA, from the coding sequence ATGACGCTATTCCAGGACACCGGCGGCGATCCTCGGGCGGCTCGCATGCTCGTGGCGGATGTTCTTTCATGGTTTGGCGCCGTCGGCGATGCCGCAATGGGCAACGCTCCGGGCTTTGCCGTGCGCAAAGCGTCGCTTGCGGTCGCGCTCGCGACGACCGCGGAGCTTCCCGAGGCGAGCCTGAGCGCGCTCTACTTCGCCGGCCTTCTCCACGCCGTCGGCGCGATCGGAAACCCCGCATATCGCAAGGGCGAGCAGCTCCCCGAACGGACCGCGCGGATGGAAGCCTGGGATGTTCCGGCGCACGGCGCGCAGATCTGCGCAACGATCGGAGCGCTGCCGCCGGATGTGGCGGACATGGTTCGCTGGCAGCACGAGGCTTGGGACGGCACCGGGTATCCGGACCAACTACGGTGGTTCGGGATCCCGCGCGCCGCACAATGTTTGGCGCTCGCCGATCGTTTCACCCGCATCCCGGATCCCGAAGACGCGCTCGCCCAGATCGGCCTCGCGAGCGGGCGCGCGTTCGCCCCCGAAAACGTTCGTATGTTCACGATGTGGTTTCATCGTACCGGCGGTGAAGTCTCGCTGGTGGAGCCGCCGCTGGATGCGCTGCGCGATTCGCCGACCGATGCCGCGACGCTGTTAGAACGGTTCGCCGATCGGATCGATGCGCACAACGCCGTCGACGGCCGCTGGCGGCGCGTCGCACGCGTCGCCGAAGCGACCGCGGCGGCACTGCATATCTCTGCCGACGACGCGCGCGCGCTCGCAATCGCGTGCCGGATTTTCGGCGCGGGCGAGATCGACGTCGAGGTGATCGAGGACGAGGCGTTCGATCCGCTTGCGCGTCTGGGCGTCGATCACCGGGCGCGCAACGCAGCCAGCGCCGCCGCTTTGACGCAGCAACACGAGTCGCTTCGCTCCGCCTCCGCCATCGTCGGAGCGCGAGGCGAATGGTTTGACGGATCGGGGAAACCAGCCGGTCTCGCTCGCGCGGCGATTCCTCCGGCCGCGGCCATCTTGTCTGCGGCGATCGCCTACGACCGGCTCGATCGCAGCGAACGCATCGATACCGCAGTTGGTACGCAGTTCGATCCGGCGGTCGTGCGCGTGATGATGGAGGCTGCCAAGACGCGCGCATGA
- the moaC gene encoding cyclic pyranopterin monophosphate synthase MoaC, giving the protein MQKPSHIQADGRISMVDISHKPASARTAHARALVRMSPQAARALRDATLPKGDAFVAAQLAGIMAAKQTGSLIPLAHPLPLAHVDVTFAWKDESCLCIDAVAGTTAQTGVEMEAMVAASIAALTIYDMTKAVDKGIVVESVRLLSKTGGKSGSFEAPKGAP; this is encoded by the coding sequence GTGCAGAAACCCTCACACATCCAGGCCGACGGTCGCATTTCCATGGTGGACATTTCCCACAAGCCCGCCTCGGCGCGAACCGCGCACGCGCGGGCGCTGGTTCGGATGAGTCCGCAGGCCGCCAGGGCGTTACGTGACGCGACGCTGCCGAAGGGAGATGCGTTTGTTGCCGCGCAGCTTGCGGGTATCATGGCCGCAAAGCAAACCGGAAGCCTGATACCGCTCGCGCATCCGCTGCCGCTGGCTCACGTCGACGTGACCTTCGCGTGGAAGGACGAGTCGTGCCTGTGCATCGACGCGGTCGCAGGTACGACCGCGCAGACCGGCGTTGAGATGGAGGCTATGGTCGCGGCAAGTATCGCGGCGCTGACGATCTACGACATGACGAAAGCGGTCGATAAAGGCATTGTCGTCGAGAGCGTCCGGTTGCTCTCGAAAACCGGCGGTAAGAGCGGATCTTTCGAGGCGCCGAAAGGCGCACCTTAG
- a CDS encoding MogA/MoaB family molybdenum cofactor biosynthesis protein, with translation MSAFKTALIVLSDRAADGRRADGCIPVMRERLGSNYEVVREVVLADDPGALQAELIELADRGAAELILTSGGTGLGPRDRTPQATAAVLDYEVPGIAEAIRAASIPIVQTAMLSRATAGVRLRTLIVNLPGSPKAVGEALGVIVPVLPHALELLADRVVDG, from the coding sequence ATGAGCGCGTTTAAGACCGCGTTGATCGTGCTCTCGGACCGGGCGGCCGACGGCCGGCGCGCCGACGGCTGCATTCCGGTGATGCGCGAACGTCTCGGCTCGAACTACGAGGTCGTGCGCGAAGTCGTTCTCGCCGACGATCCCGGTGCGCTGCAGGCCGAACTCATCGAACTCGCGGATCGCGGCGCGGCGGAGTTGATTTTGACCAGCGGCGGGACGGGCCTGGGGCCGCGGGATCGCACGCCGCAGGCGACCGCCGCCGTCCTCGACTACGAAGTGCCCGGCATCGCCGAGGCGATTCGCGCCGCCTCGATTCCGATCGTGCAAACGGCGATGCTCTCGCGTGCGACCGCCGGCGTTCGTTTACGGACGCTGATTGTCAACCTTCCCGGCAGTCCGAAAGCCGTGGGCGAAGCGCTCGGCGTCATCGTGCCGGTGCTGCCGCATGCGCTCGAACTGCTCGCCGACCGGGTCGTCGACGGATAA
- a CDS encoding folylpolyglutamate synthase/dihydrofolate synthase family protein: MEFGSAQEYLLATINETVSRRMPYRLERMRAFMRELGDPQDRYPTVHVGGTSGKGSTSMMIAAALGRSGKRVGLHTKPHLRSMTERARIDGVAIGEERFGALLEEMMPAIERTTRVHGRPTYYETLLGLTLLYFAQEQVDVAVIEVGLGGRLDGTNVIVPVVAAITSVGLDHTDVLGDSIEEIALEKAGIAKPGVPIVVAADDEAAYAVIAQRAKETGAPLVDARSSAIAIEDSRIERDGQAFTVRTARARYAIETRMLGVFQRRNAATAIVTMEALPDGLRPSVEQVEAAFAELTIPGRMEVYPGHPSLVFDIAHNVEKAEQLLQSLRERFADRHFTFVVAIGASKDATEILRTLAALPANFVFTTFETAGREATSPMRLLRIAESLGTWGRAVADPVEALSVARRSAAANDVIVVTGSTFLVAALREWWLVAA; this comes from the coding sequence ATGGAGTTCGGATCCGCGCAAGAGTATCTGCTCGCTACCATCAACGAAACGGTTTCGCGGCGGATGCCCTACCGGTTGGAGCGCATGCGCGCATTCATGCGGGAACTCGGCGATCCTCAGGATCGCTATCCAACGGTCCACGTTGGAGGAACCAGCGGCAAGGGCTCGACGTCGATGATGATCGCGGCGGCGCTCGGGCGCTCGGGCAAACGCGTCGGCTTGCATACCAAACCGCATCTTCGTTCGATGACCGAACGCGCGCGCATCGACGGCGTCGCGATCGGCGAGGAACGCTTCGGCGCGCTGCTCGAAGAGATGATGCCCGCGATCGAGCGAACGACCCGCGTCCACGGCCGTCCGACGTATTACGAAACACTGCTCGGGCTGACGTTGCTGTACTTTGCACAGGAACAGGTCGACGTTGCCGTGATCGAAGTCGGTCTGGGTGGCCGGCTGGACGGAACCAACGTGATCGTACCTGTCGTCGCAGCGATTACATCGGTCGGGCTCGACCACACCGACGTTCTGGGCGATTCGATCGAGGAGATCGCGCTCGAGAAAGCCGGCATTGCCAAACCGGGCGTGCCGATCGTGGTGGCGGCCGACGACGAAGCGGCATATGCGGTGATCGCGCAGCGGGCAAAGGAGACCGGAGCACCGCTCGTCGACGCGCGTTCCTCGGCCATCGCCATCGAGGACTCAAGAATCGAGCGCGACGGGCAAGCGTTCACGGTTCGCACCGCGCGGGCGCGCTATGCGATCGAGACGCGCATGCTCGGTGTTTTCCAGCGGCGCAATGCGGCCACCGCGATCGTTACGATGGAGGCGCTGCCGGACGGCTTGCGGCCGAGCGTCGAGCAGGTCGAGGCAGCGTTCGCCGAATTGACGATTCCGGGGCGCATGGAGGTCTATCCCGGACATCCGAGCTTGGTTTTCGACATTGCGCACAACGTCGAGAAGGCCGAGCAGCTGCTGCAGTCGTTGCGCGAGCGTTTCGCCGACCGGCACTTTACGTTCGTGGTCGCGATCGGTGCCAGCAAGGATGCGACCGAGATTCTCCGAACGCTGGCCGCGCTGCCGGCGAATTTCGTTTTCACCACGTTCGAAACGGCGGGCCGCGAGGCCACGAGCCCGATGCGCCTGCTGCGGATTGCCGAATCGCTGGGGACCTGGGGGCGAGCGGTCGCGGATCCCGTCGAAGCGCTTTCGGTTGCGCGTCGCAGCGCCGCCGCGAACGACGTGATCGTGGTAACGGGCTCGACGTTTCTCGTGGCGGCGTTGCGGGAATGGTGGCTGGTCGCGGCGTGA